A DNA window from Prevotella intermedia ATCC 25611 = DSM 20706 contains the following coding sequences:
- a CDS encoding Fe-S-containing hydro-lyase, with amino-acid sequence MEEKRIISAPFTDETIKSLHAGDMVYISGTIYTARDAAHKRLCEMLDAGEPMPFDFEGQAVYYAGPCPAKPGQPIGSVGPTTGGRMDAYSPRLIQQGLRVMIGKGSRSEEVIDALKEHTGVYFAAIGGAAALMAKAVKEAEVIAFDELGTEAIRRLRVEELPVIVAIDHEGNDMYKLGIEKYRQ; translated from the coding sequence ATGGAAGAAAAACGAATTATATCAGCTCCCTTCACCGACGAAACCATCAAGTCGCTCCACGCAGGCGATATGGTTTACATTTCGGGCACTATATATACGGCGCGCGATGCTGCACACAAGCGTCTTTGCGAAATGCTGGACGCAGGCGAACCAATGCCTTTCGACTTTGAAGGTCAGGCGGTTTACTATGCTGGTCCCTGCCCTGCCAAGCCAGGACAACCCATCGGTTCTGTCGGTCCGACTACGGGTGGACGTATGGACGCCTACTCGCCACGCCTCATTCAGCAAGGCTTACGCGTCATGATAGGCAAAGGCTCTCGTTCCGAAGAGGTTATCGACGCACTCAAAGAACACACTGGCGTTTACTTCGCTGCCATCGGCGGTGCTGCCGCTCTTATGGCAAAGGCAGTTAAAGAAGCCGAAGTCATCGCTTTCGACGAACTCGGCACAGAAGCAATACGCCGCCTACGTGTAGAGGAACTGCCCGTAATCGTAGCCATCGACCACGAAGGAAACGATATGTATAAGCTCGGTATAGAGAAATACAGACAATAG